Proteins encoded together in one Canis aureus isolate CA01 chromosome 21, VMU_Caureus_v.1.0, whole genome shotgun sequence window:
- the ALDH3B1 gene encoding aldehyde dehydrogenase family 3 member B1 isoform X4 encodes MLSHVTGSGWGLHPTQRTGASAAPSPCPSWLKPPGQPEQVWVRRPLLPPRMDPLADTLRRLREAFSAGRTRSPEFRAAQLKGLGRFLQENKQLLQEALGQDLHKSTFESEVSEIHISQSEIDLALRNLRSWMKDEKVPKNLATQLDSAFIRKEPFGLVLIIAPWNYPVNLTLVPLVGALAAGNCVVLKPSEFSRSTEKVLAEVLPRYLDQSCFAVVLGGPQETGQLLEHKFDYIFFTGSPRVGRIVMTAAAKHLTPVTLELGGKNPCYVDDDCDPQTVANRVAWFRYFNCGQTCVAPDYVLCSPHTRERLLPALQSAITRFYGEDPRRSPSLGRVVSDKHFRRLRGLLGCGRVAIGGQSDEDERYIAPTVLVDVQETEPVMQEEIFGPILPIVNVGSLDEAIDFINRREKPLALYAFSRSSQD; translated from the exons ATGCTGAGCCACGTGACAGGCAGCggctgggggctccatcccacgcaGAGGACAGGGGCCTCTGCAGCCCCTTCCCCCTGTCCCAGCTGGCTGAAGCCTCCAGGGCAACCAGAGCAGGTGTGGGTCAGGAGACCTCTCCTACCCCCCAG gATGGACCCCTTGGCGGACACCCTGCGGCGGCTGCGGGAGGCCTTCAGCGCGGGGCGGACGAGGTCCCCCGAGTTCAGGGCTGCGCAGCTCAAGGGCCTGGGCCGCTTCCTGCAAGAAAACAAGCAGCTTCTGCAGGAGGCGCTGGGGCAGGACCTGCACAag TCAACCTTTGAGTCTGAGGTGTCTGAGATCCACATCAGCCAGAGCGAGATTGACCTGGCCCTCAGGAATCTGAGGAGCTGGATGAAGGATGAGAAAGTGCCCAAGAATCTG gccaCGCAGCTGGACTCGGCCTTCATCCGGAAGGAGCCCTTCGGCCTGGTGCTCATCATCGCGCCCTGGAACTACCCCGTGAACCTGACGCTGGTGCCGCTGGTGGGCGCCCTGGCCGCAG ggAACTGTGTGGTGCTGAAGCCTTCAGAGTTCAGTAGGAGCACGGAGAAGGTCCTGGCGGAGGTCCTGCCCCGGTATCTGGACCAG agctgctttgccGTGGTGCTGGGAGGGCCCCAGGAGACCGGGCAGCTGCTGGAGCATAAGTTCGACTACATCTTCTTCACGG GGAGCCCCCGGGTGGGCAGGATCGTCATGACCGCCGCCGCCAAGCACCTGACGCCCGTCACGCTGGAGCTGGGGGGCAAGAACCCCTGCTACGTGGACGACGACTGCGACCCCCAGACCGTGGCCAACCGCGTGGCCTGGTTCCGCTACTTCAACTGCGGCCAGACGTGCGTGGCGCCCGACTACGTCCTGTGCAGCCCCCACACGCGGGAGCGGCTGCTGCCCGCCCTGCAGAGCGCCATCACCCGCTTCTACGGCGAGGACCCGCGGCGCTCCCCGAGCCTGGGCCGCGTGGTCAGCGACAAGCACTTCCGGCGGCTGCGGGGCCTGCTGGGCTGCGGCCGCGTGGCCATCGGCGGCCAGAGCGACGAGGACGAGCGCTACATCG CCCCCACGGTGCTGGTGGACGTGCAGGAGACGGAGCCGGTGATGCAGGAGGAGATCTTCGGCCCCATCCTGCCCATCGTGAACGTGGGGAGCCTGGACGAGGCCATCGACTTCATCAACCGCCGGGAGAAGCCCCTGGCCCTGTACGCCTTCTCCAGGAGCAGCCAg GACTGA
- the ALDH3B1 gene encoding aldehyde dehydrogenase family 3 member B1 isoform X1 — MLSHVTGSGWGLHPTQRTGASAAPSPCPSWLKPPGQPEQVWVRRPLLPPRMDPLADTLRRLREAFSAGRTRSPEFRAAQLKGLGRFLQENKQLLQEALGQDLHKSTFESEVSEIHISQSEIDLALRNLRSWMKDEKVPKNLATQLDSAFIRKEPFGLVLIIAPWNYPVNLTLVPLVGALAAGNCVVLKPSEFSRSTEKVLAEVLPRYLDQSCFAVVLGGPQETGQLLEHKFDYIFFTGSPRVGRIVMTAAAKHLTPVTLELGGKNPCYVDDDCDPQTVANRVAWFRYFNCGQTCVAPDYVLCSPHTRERLLPALQSAITRFYGEDPRRSPSLGRVVSDKHFRRLRGLLGCGRVAIGGQSDEDERYIAPTVLVDVQETEPVMQEEIFGPILPIVNVGSLDEAIDFINRREKPLALYAFSRSSQVVKRVLAQTSSGGFCGNDGFMHMTLASLPFGGVGASGMGSYHGKFSFDTFSHHRACLLRRPGLEKIYSIRYPPYSPRNLRMLLVAMEARSCSCTLL; from the exons ATGCTGAGCCACGTGACAGGCAGCggctgggggctccatcccacgcaGAGGACAGGGGCCTCTGCAGCCCCTTCCCCCTGTCCCAGCTGGCTGAAGCCTCCAGGGCAACCAGAGCAGGTGTGGGTCAGGAGACCTCTCCTACCCCCCAG gATGGACCCCTTGGCGGACACCCTGCGGCGGCTGCGGGAGGCCTTCAGCGCGGGGCGGACGAGGTCCCCCGAGTTCAGGGCTGCGCAGCTCAAGGGCCTGGGCCGCTTCCTGCAAGAAAACAAGCAGCTTCTGCAGGAGGCGCTGGGGCAGGACCTGCACAag TCAACCTTTGAGTCTGAGGTGTCTGAGATCCACATCAGCCAGAGCGAGATTGACCTGGCCCTCAGGAATCTGAGGAGCTGGATGAAGGATGAGAAAGTGCCCAAGAATCTG gccaCGCAGCTGGACTCGGCCTTCATCCGGAAGGAGCCCTTCGGCCTGGTGCTCATCATCGCGCCCTGGAACTACCCCGTGAACCTGACGCTGGTGCCGCTGGTGGGCGCCCTGGCCGCAG ggAACTGTGTGGTGCTGAAGCCTTCAGAGTTCAGTAGGAGCACGGAGAAGGTCCTGGCGGAGGTCCTGCCCCGGTATCTGGACCAG agctgctttgccGTGGTGCTGGGAGGGCCCCAGGAGACCGGGCAGCTGCTGGAGCATAAGTTCGACTACATCTTCTTCACGG GGAGCCCCCGGGTGGGCAGGATCGTCATGACCGCCGCCGCCAAGCACCTGACGCCCGTCACGCTGGAGCTGGGGGGCAAGAACCCCTGCTACGTGGACGACGACTGCGACCCCCAGACCGTGGCCAACCGCGTGGCCTGGTTCCGCTACTTCAACTGCGGCCAGACGTGCGTGGCGCCCGACTACGTCCTGTGCAGCCCCCACACGCGGGAGCGGCTGCTGCCCGCCCTGCAGAGCGCCATCACCCGCTTCTACGGCGAGGACCCGCGGCGCTCCCCGAGCCTGGGCCGCGTGGTCAGCGACAAGCACTTCCGGCGGCTGCGGGGCCTGCTGGGCTGCGGCCGCGTGGCCATCGGCGGCCAGAGCGACGAGGACGAGCGCTACATCG CCCCCACGGTGCTGGTGGACGTGCAGGAGACGGAGCCGGTGATGCAGGAGGAGATCTTCGGCCCCATCCTGCCCATCGTGAACGTGGGGAGCCTGGACGAGGCCATCGACTTCATCAACCGCCGGGAGAAGCCCCTGGCCCTGTACGCCTTCTCCAGGAGCAGCCAg GTGGTCAAGCGAGTACTGGCCCAGACCAGCAGCGGGGGCTTCTGCGGAAACGACGGCTTCATGCACATGACCCTGGCCAGCCTGCCCTTCGGAGGAGTGG GCGCCAGTGGGATGGGCAGTTACCACGGCAAGTTCTCCTTTGACACCTTCTCCCACCACCGTGCCTGCCTGCTGCGTCGCCCCGGGCTGGAGAAGATCTACTCCATCCGCTACCCGCCCTACTCGCCTCGCAACCTGAGGATGCTGCTGGTGGCCATGGAGGCCCGCAGCTGCAGCTGCACCCTGCTCTGA
- the ALDH3B1 gene encoding aldehyde dehydrogenase family 3 member B1 isoform X3: MLSHVTGSGWGLHPTQRTGASAAPSPCPSWLKPPGQPEQVWVRRPLLPPRMDPLADTLRRLREAFSAGRTRSPEFRAAQLKGLGRFLQENKQLLQEALGQDLHKSTFESEVSEIHISQSEIDLALRNLRSWMKDEKVPKNLATQLDSAFIRKEPFGLVLIIAPWNYPVNLTLVPLVGALAAGNCVVLKPSEFSRSTEKVLAEVLPRYLDQSCFAVVLGGPQETGQLLEHKFDYIFFTGSPRVGRIVMTAAAKHLTPVTLELGGKNPCYVDDDCDPQTVANRVAWFRYFNCGQTCVAPDYVLCSPHTRERLLPALQSAITRFYGEDPRRSPSLGRVVSDKHFRRLRGLLGCGRVAIGGQSDEDERYIAPTVLVDVQETEPVMQEEIFGPILPIVNVGSLDEAIDFINRREKPLALYAFSRSSQRERASRQSSRQRDREKHTPR; the protein is encoded by the exons ATGCTGAGCCACGTGACAGGCAGCggctgggggctccatcccacgcaGAGGACAGGGGCCTCTGCAGCCCCTTCCCCCTGTCCCAGCTGGCTGAAGCCTCCAGGGCAACCAGAGCAGGTGTGGGTCAGGAGACCTCTCCTACCCCCCAG gATGGACCCCTTGGCGGACACCCTGCGGCGGCTGCGGGAGGCCTTCAGCGCGGGGCGGACGAGGTCCCCCGAGTTCAGGGCTGCGCAGCTCAAGGGCCTGGGCCGCTTCCTGCAAGAAAACAAGCAGCTTCTGCAGGAGGCGCTGGGGCAGGACCTGCACAag TCAACCTTTGAGTCTGAGGTGTCTGAGATCCACATCAGCCAGAGCGAGATTGACCTGGCCCTCAGGAATCTGAGGAGCTGGATGAAGGATGAGAAAGTGCCCAAGAATCTG gccaCGCAGCTGGACTCGGCCTTCATCCGGAAGGAGCCCTTCGGCCTGGTGCTCATCATCGCGCCCTGGAACTACCCCGTGAACCTGACGCTGGTGCCGCTGGTGGGCGCCCTGGCCGCAG ggAACTGTGTGGTGCTGAAGCCTTCAGAGTTCAGTAGGAGCACGGAGAAGGTCCTGGCGGAGGTCCTGCCCCGGTATCTGGACCAG agctgctttgccGTGGTGCTGGGAGGGCCCCAGGAGACCGGGCAGCTGCTGGAGCATAAGTTCGACTACATCTTCTTCACGG GGAGCCCCCGGGTGGGCAGGATCGTCATGACCGCCGCCGCCAAGCACCTGACGCCCGTCACGCTGGAGCTGGGGGGCAAGAACCCCTGCTACGTGGACGACGACTGCGACCCCCAGACCGTGGCCAACCGCGTGGCCTGGTTCCGCTACTTCAACTGCGGCCAGACGTGCGTGGCGCCCGACTACGTCCTGTGCAGCCCCCACACGCGGGAGCGGCTGCTGCCCGCCCTGCAGAGCGCCATCACCCGCTTCTACGGCGAGGACCCGCGGCGCTCCCCGAGCCTGGGCCGCGTGGTCAGCGACAAGCACTTCCGGCGGCTGCGGGGCCTGCTGGGCTGCGGCCGCGTGGCCATCGGCGGCCAGAGCGACGAGGACGAGCGCTACATCG CCCCCACGGTGCTGGTGGACGTGCAGGAGACGGAGCCGGTGATGCAGGAGGAGATCTTCGGCCCCATCCTGCCCATCGTGAACGTGGGGAGCCTGGACGAGGCCATCGACTTCATCAACCGCCGGGAGAAGCCCCTGGCCCTGTACGCCTTCTCCAGGAGCAGCCAg agagagagagcaagtaggcagagcagcaggcagagggacagggagaagcacactcctcgctga
- the ALDH3B1 gene encoding aldehyde dehydrogenase family 3 member B1 isoform X2, translating to MDPLADTLRRLREAFSAGRTRSPEFRAAQLKGLGRFLQENKQLLQEALGQDLHKSTFESEVSEIHISQSEIDLALRNLRSWMKDEKVPKNLATQLDSAFIRKEPFGLVLIIAPWNYPVNLTLVPLVGALAAGNCVVLKPSEFSRSTEKVLAEVLPRYLDQSCFAVVLGGPQETGQLLEHKFDYIFFTGSPRVGRIVMTAAAKHLTPVTLELGGKNPCYVDDDCDPQTVANRVAWFRYFNCGQTCVAPDYVLCSPHTRERLLPALQSAITRFYGEDPRRSPSLGRVVSDKHFRRLRGLLGCGRVAIGGQSDEDERYIAPTVLVDVQETEPVMQEEIFGPILPIVNVGSLDEAIDFINRREKPLALYAFSRSSQVVKRVLAQTSSGGFCGNDGFMHMTLASLPFGGVGASGMGSYHGKFSFDTFSHHRACLLRRPGLEKIYSIRYPPYSPRNLRMLLVAMEARSCSCTLL from the exons ATGGACCCCTTGGCGGACACCCTGCGGCGGCTGCGGGAGGCCTTCAGCGCGGGGCGGACGAGGTCCCCCGAGTTCAGGGCTGCGCAGCTCAAGGGCCTGGGCCGCTTCCTGCAAGAAAACAAGCAGCTTCTGCAGGAGGCGCTGGGGCAGGACCTGCACAag TCAACCTTTGAGTCTGAGGTGTCTGAGATCCACATCAGCCAGAGCGAGATTGACCTGGCCCTCAGGAATCTGAGGAGCTGGATGAAGGATGAGAAAGTGCCCAAGAATCTG gccaCGCAGCTGGACTCGGCCTTCATCCGGAAGGAGCCCTTCGGCCTGGTGCTCATCATCGCGCCCTGGAACTACCCCGTGAACCTGACGCTGGTGCCGCTGGTGGGCGCCCTGGCCGCAG ggAACTGTGTGGTGCTGAAGCCTTCAGAGTTCAGTAGGAGCACGGAGAAGGTCCTGGCGGAGGTCCTGCCCCGGTATCTGGACCAG agctgctttgccGTGGTGCTGGGAGGGCCCCAGGAGACCGGGCAGCTGCTGGAGCATAAGTTCGACTACATCTTCTTCACGG GGAGCCCCCGGGTGGGCAGGATCGTCATGACCGCCGCCGCCAAGCACCTGACGCCCGTCACGCTGGAGCTGGGGGGCAAGAACCCCTGCTACGTGGACGACGACTGCGACCCCCAGACCGTGGCCAACCGCGTGGCCTGGTTCCGCTACTTCAACTGCGGCCAGACGTGCGTGGCGCCCGACTACGTCCTGTGCAGCCCCCACACGCGGGAGCGGCTGCTGCCCGCCCTGCAGAGCGCCATCACCCGCTTCTACGGCGAGGACCCGCGGCGCTCCCCGAGCCTGGGCCGCGTGGTCAGCGACAAGCACTTCCGGCGGCTGCGGGGCCTGCTGGGCTGCGGCCGCGTGGCCATCGGCGGCCAGAGCGACGAGGACGAGCGCTACATCG CCCCCACGGTGCTGGTGGACGTGCAGGAGACGGAGCCGGTGATGCAGGAGGAGATCTTCGGCCCCATCCTGCCCATCGTGAACGTGGGGAGCCTGGACGAGGCCATCGACTTCATCAACCGCCGGGAGAAGCCCCTGGCCCTGTACGCCTTCTCCAGGAGCAGCCAg GTGGTCAAGCGAGTACTGGCCCAGACCAGCAGCGGGGGCTTCTGCGGAAACGACGGCTTCATGCACATGACCCTGGCCAGCCTGCCCTTCGGAGGAGTGG GCGCCAGTGGGATGGGCAGTTACCACGGCAAGTTCTCCTTTGACACCTTCTCCCACCACCGTGCCTGCCTGCTGCGTCGCCCCGGGCTGGAGAAGATCTACTCCATCCGCTACCCGCCCTACTCGCCTCGCAACCTGAGGATGCTGCTGGTGGCCATGGAGGCCCGCAGCTGCAGCTGCACCCTGCTCTGA